The proteins below are encoded in one region of Archocentrus centrarchus isolate MPI-CPG fArcCen1 chromosome 13, fArcCen1, whole genome shotgun sequence:
- the LOC115790862 gene encoding NACHT and WD repeat domain-containing protein 2, translating into MHTGGKQIHGSPLDSGFSSSCVKVYLCSNPEDSVVERRALRETVFPRFREHCRHSLGLDVRVIDPFESSDPSLWPDEDTRQQIIQECRRSSAGPFLLALVGHQYGAARLPAQVEVSEFELLLQQCQEAGISTQELEKAYQRDENTIPTSYCLRASHRHTWFSLQATTKKKEESKNEAKDEELRKLFHTAVSLCVQSGSMTPERAKSYYRSALDVDLRYALESCPEGDMARRCLIYIHKIINAKREGEKGHVKKQLQSKLKDGTPLSALSTNEKLLSELCDSFLNHLITSCQLLVYTLSTVCDQRHGYTSARRRGYVESLCQQVYCDLLQTCVSLNVSQSGEPSPLGDALSREQAEQEQLCDILSQFYDIIQPEEEKVRVYVETRYQQFPLIVTGGPCTGKTVLLAHCTQQMKSWLADSDPVVISFFCSLSINASPKHLLSSLCYQIACRYHSDSSAKQDASLCTDLDDSGSTTNPREFTSSCSPASVSDSQHEHGTKECVSDCDQSCNLVEYPGQRQIDSGIIKPDACLSELKQHLSSLISHLPSTEKPLILILDGLDQLKNNTGLQIMESLPSPLPPCLKFILTVSSNRTHFLQAIKLHYASHIVSEDIWTGHVCVQLGPVDRKQSVQMLASLLKRSGRRVTSGQQALVNQALTRCCLPLYTRLLHAHTSLWHSDSDVIESSLPDAVHSSISVLLDHLEQKHFSSIVARAVSYLTLSRTGLSEAELADLLSSSEDSQHMGCSFKMKVPQVDVERLLLDLKSFLIKRKVANSQVLFWVSRHFKLVVAKRYLGTHDVRIHSEMADYFSGETSGVNKDAALKTYTDTQQSSQPFVFTSIKGDSRVNVRKILELPYHLQQSGRWKEFERVLLMSFEFHQAMVQAGLLGELLTMLETDKGSSQFKFATERQLLASILKSSACFLQSSPLQLPTVMETSLLPYLEVFPALEGYVRDIREGRESGLGITLCPSAPSVPHIQYLNHDNPNKDVCVREIAGTECGAVAEIMDDGSAWIWKGRGYNVANLSLSCEQTELKFAGVKGSGSFLLLSTRCNRFFVWDAAGPEKFLEVKDPFKNEHESSQAPGNIEGFVASQKTLSMWWKDESFVSVFDISSETLTHFQCQSRVACVVFSSDGLFMYCGQEEGMVSIFDMKMNSLLSTCSNSNHSAVTVIILCEDKREMACVDRTGNVALWDVAANAQPPRLVKESFSQAYSNNILTTNYSSEINTLLLCQAHQTSLWDTCTWELWDQFLAPQGRAFSQAVLSHDGHLFLALLDTCTFVLVWRVSSGQCVLSLETNKQPHTLLKMASDVISVSHDGCLTAWDSEMIDCAGGAQKMGRGVKEVVVEQAGEWFYTRDGSEQVWRWSLETGLPHVNFLHAGPVEKLQLSPNGVHLVSLSAGDIYVWRTETGENVLRISGSRATDILITPNNNFGVSISQRGLSRVWKIAQGNIVCSIHPYLSDPQVSPESTYLLGCRHGDLLAASLWSGSISKRFFCVESSEQVVAFHTLSEHPEFVVVMVASGAVYTWKVAEETVCQHFELPHMFHCQPQDFQMSSDGSYALLSTENDAINLLNLSRVRLCSFKVEGPVIKACLDKTGHYVAYITSPSRLGDSCDCSLHARPILQVRRLSDGEKIGAVCLSKNPLTLVICEQHCVFVGFGDGSVGVYCISDATVNEDESVRYCENWNVPLKQCPFDREPFSLPPQATPNIMWP; encoded by the exons ATGCACACTGGAGGAAAACAAATACACGGCTCCCCTTTGGATTCTGGATTCAGCTCGTCCTGTGTGAAAGTCTATCTGTGCTCCAACCCAGAAG ACAGCGTGGTGGAGCGTAGAGCTCTGAGAGAGACTGTGTTCCCCAGATTCAGAGAgcactgtagacactcactgggACTGGATGTCAGG GTGATAGACCCATTTGAGTCCAGTGATCCCAGTCTCTGGCCAGATGAAGACACCAGGCAGCAGATAATACAAGAATGCAGAAGAAGCTCAGCAGGACCTTTTTTACTT GCTCTGGTAGGACATCAGTATGGCGCAGCCCGTCTGCCCGCTCAGGTGGAGGTGTCAGAGTTcgaactgctgctgcagcagtgcCAGGAGGCCGGCATCAGCACCCAGGAGCTGGAGAAGGCCTACCAGAGGGATGAGAACACCATCCCTACCTCCTACTGCCTGAGAGCTTCACATAGACACACCTGGTTTTCGCTG CAGGCAACAActaagaagaaggaggagagcAAAAACGAGGCTAAAGATGAAGAACTGAGGAAGTTGTTtcacacagctgtgagtctgtgtgtacaAAGTGGCAGTATGACTCCAGAGAGGGCCAAAAGCTACTACAGATCAG CCCTCGATGTAGATCTGCGTTATGCTCTGGAAAGCTGTCCTGAGGGAGACATGGCCAGACGCTGCTTGATCTATATCCACAAGATTATCAAtgcaaaaagagagggagaaaaaggacatgtgaaaaaacagctgcagtcaaagtTGAAG GATGGGACCCCTCTGAGTGCATTGTCCACTAATGAAAAATTACTGTCAGAACTGTGTGACAGCTTCCTCAATCATCTCATCACTTCCTGCCAGCTTCTAGTCTACACCTTAAGCACAGTGTGTGACCAGCGCCATGGTTACACGTCAGCCAGGAGGAGGGGCTATGTCGAATCTCTGTGCCAACAGGTGTACTGTGACCTCCTGCAGACATGTGTCAGCCTGAACGTCTCACAGAGCGGAGAGCCTTCTCCCCTCGGTGACGCTTTATCCAGAGAGCAGGCCGAACAGGAGCAGCTGTGTGACATCCTGAGTCAGTTTTATGACATCATTCAGCCCGAGGAGGAAAAG GTCAGAGTATATGTGGAGACGAGGTACCAACAGTTCCCTCTGATAGTAACCGGAGGCCCGTGCACAGGGAAGACAGTCCTGCTAGCACACTGCACTCAGCAG ATGAAGTCTTGGCTTGCAGATAGTGACCCTGTGGTGATCAGTTTTTTCTGCAGCTTGTCAATTAATGCTTCACCAAAGCATCTGCTGTCGAGCTTGTGTTATCAAATAGCCTGCAGATATCACAGTGACTCTTCCGCTAAGCAGGATGCAAGCCTCTGCACTGACCTGGATGATTCTGGCAGTACCACCAACCCCAGAGAGTTCACATCCAGCTGTAGCCCAGCATCTGTTTCAGATTCTCAGCATGAACACGGCACCAAAGAGTGTGTTTCTGACTGCGACCAAAGCTGTAATCTTGTTGAATATCCAGGTCAAAGACAGATTGATTCTGGCATCATAAAACCTGATGCTTGTCTGTCTGAACTTAAACAACACCTCTCATCCCTCATCAGCCACCTGCCTTCTACTGAAAAGCCTCTCATTTTGATTCTTGATGGATTAGATCAGCTCAAAAACAACACCGGTCTTCAAATCATGGAAAGCCTCCCCTCTCCCCTTCCTCCTTGTCTCAAATTCATCCTCACAGTTTCCTCCAATCGAACACATTTCCTGCAAGCCATCAAACTACATTATGCATCTCACATTGTATCAGAGGATATATGGACAGGACATGTGTGTGTACAGTTGGGACCAGTGGACAGGAAGCAGAGCGTGCAGATGTTGGCGTCACTGCTGAAACGTTCAGGGAGGAGGGTGACTTCAGGACAACAAGCTCTGGTCAACCAGGCTCTCACTCGCTGTTGTCTGCCGCTCTACACTCGACTTCTGCATGCACACACCTCCCTCTGGCACTCTG ATTCAGATGTGATTGAGTCATCTCTCCCTGACGCCGTCCATTCATCTATTTCTGTACTCCTGGATCACCTTGAGCAGAAACATTTCTCGTCCATCGTAGCTCGCGCTGTCTCTTACCTCACCCTCTCCAGGACTGGGCTCTCAGAGGCTGAGCTCGCAGATCTGCTGTCCAGTAGTGAAGATTCCCAGCACATGGGCTGTTCCTTTAAGATGAAAGTCCCACAAGTCGATGTGGAGAGACTTCTTTTGGATTTAAAGAGCTTTCTTATTAAAAGGAAAGTTGCAAATTCCCAGGTTTTGTTCTGGGTGAGCAGGCATTTCAAACTGGTCGTGGCAAAAAGGTATTTAGGCACTCATGATGTAAGGATTCATTCTGAGATGGCAGACTATTTTAGTGGAGAGACATCAGGAGTAAACAAGGATGCAGCCTtaaaaacatacacagacactCAGCAATCCAGCCAGCCATTTGTCTTCACTTCAATCAAAGGGGATAGTAGGGTGAATGTGAGAAAAATCTTAGAACTGCCGTATCACCTGCAACAAAGCGGCAGATGGAAAGAGTTTGAGCGTGTGCTGTTGATGTCATTTGAGTTCCACCAGGCTATGGTTCAAGCTGGTCTTCTTGGAGAACTGCTAACCATGCTGGAGACTGACAAAGGGTCGTCTCAGTTTAAGTTTGCAACAGAAAGACAGCTGCTTGCAAGCATACTGAAGTCTTCTGCTTGCTTCCTGCAGAGCTCACCACTGCAGCTGCCCACAGTGATGGAGACAAGCCTCCTCCCCTATCTGGAAGTCTTTCCTGCTCTTGAGGGTTATGTCAGAGACATCAGGGAAGGAAGAGAAAGTGGATTGGGAATAACACTTTGCCCCAGTGCTCCCTCTGTTCCCCACATTCAGTACTTAAATCATGATAACCCAAACAAGGACGTTTGTGTAAGAGAAATTGCTGGTACAGAGTGTGGGGCTGTTGCAGAAATCATGGATGATGGTTCTGCTTGGATTTGGAAAGGGCGTGGATACAATGTAGCCAACCTGTCACTGAGCTGTGAACAGACAGAGCTGAAGTTTGCAGGAGTGAAGGGTAGCGGTTCGTTCCTCCTGCTTTCAACACGTTGCAACAGGTTTTTCGTGTGGGATGCGGCGGGCCCAGAAAAGTTTCTTGAAGTTAAAGACCCTTTTAAAAATGAGCACGAGTCGAGCCAAGCACCCGGCAACATCGAGGGATTTGTCGCGAGTCAGAAAACGTTGTCCATGTGGTGGAAAGATGAGAGTTTTGTGAGCGTGTTTGATATCTCCAGTGAGACCTTAACTCATTTCCAGTGTCAGAGCCGTGTGGCCTGTGTGGTTTTCTCCTCTGATGGTCTTTTCATGTACTGTGGCCAGGAGGAAGGCATGGTGTCCATATTTGACATGAAAATGAACAGTCTGCTTAGCACCTGCTCCAACTCAAACCACAGTGCAGTTACAGTGATCATCCTCTGTGAAGACAAGAGGGAAATGGCATGTGTTGACAGGACTGGAAATGTAGCCTTATGGGATGTGGCAGCCAATGCGCAGCCACCCAGACTTGTCAAAGAAAGCTTCTCTCAGGCTTACTCTAATAACATACTCACTACAAATTATTCCAGTGAAATTAACACTCTTTTGTTGTGTCAAGCCCACCAGACTTCCCTGTGGGACACTTGTACTTGGGAGCTGTGGGACCAGTTCTTGGCTCCACAAGGAAGAGCCTTCAGTCAAGCTGTGCTCTCACACGATGGTCACCTTTTCCTGGCTTTGTTAGACACCTGCACGTTTGTCTTGGTGTGGCGGGTCAGCAGTGGGCAGTGTGTTCTCTCCTTAGAAACAAAcaagcagccacacacactcCTCAAAATGGCCTCAGATGTCATTTCTGTCAGTCATGATGGCTGCCTGACAGCGTGGGACTCTGAGATGATTGATTGTGCAGGAGGTGCTCAGAAAATGGGCCGTGGAGTGAAGGAGGTGGTGGTTGAGCAAGCAGGTGAGTGGTTCTACACGAGAGACGGGTCAGAGCAAGTGTGGAGGTGGAGTCTAGAGACGGGACTTCCGCATGTTAACTTCCTGCATGCTGGGCCTGTGGAAAAACTGCAGCTTTCTCCAAACGGCGTCCACCTGGTGTCACTCTCAGCAGGGGACATTTAcgtgtggaggacagaaacggGTGAAAATGTCCTGCGTATCAGTGGCAGCAGAGCTACAGATATCCTGATCACCCCTAATAACAACTTTGGAGTGAGCATCTCTCAGCGAGGGCTCTCACGCGTTTGGAAGATTGCCCAGGGAAATATTGTATGCAGCATCCACCCATACCTATCTGACCCCCAGGTATCACCTGAGAGCACGTACTTACTTGGCTGTCGCCATGGAGACCTGCTGGCTGCCAGTCTGTGGTCGGGCTCGATCAGCAAACGTTTCTTCTGCGTGGAAAGCTCTGAGCAAGTTGTCGCCTTTCACACTCTTTCAGAGCACCCTGAAtttgtggtggtgatggtggccTCAGGGGCAGTGTACACATGGAAGGTGGCAGAGGAGACGGTGTGCCAGCACTTTGAGCTGCCACACATGTTTCACTGTCAGCCACAGGACTTCCAAATGTCCTCTGATGGCAGCTACGCACTGCTGTCCACTGAAAATGATGCCATTAACCTCTTAAATCTGTCTCGGGTCAGACTGTGCTCATTCAAAGTCGAGGGTCCTGTCATTAAAGCCTGCTTGGACAAAACTGGGCACTATGTTGCTTACATAACCAGCCCCTCCAGGCTGGGGGACAGCTGTGACTGCTCCCTGCATGCAAGGCCCATCCTTCAAGTCAGACGACTTTCAGATGGGGAGAAAATAGgagctgtgtgtctgtctaaGAATCCACTAACTCTGGTCATTTGTGAAcaacactgtgtgtttgtgggctTTGGGGACGGGTCTGTAGGTGTGTACTGCATTTCAGATGCCACAGTCAATGAGGATGAGTCAGTCAGGTATTGTGAAAACTGGAATGTTCCACTGAAGCAGTGCCCCTTTGATAGGGAGCCATTCAGCTTGCCTCCTCAAGCCACCCCCAATATTATGTGGCCTTAA